ACAACGATTTCACTTTCTGGATTGTAATGGGTATGAAAACGTTCAGTTAAATAATCCGCAATTGCTTCACGAAGTTCAATCATTCCAGCATTTGCTGTATAAGAGGTATGCCCTCTTTCTAGTGAGGAAATACTTGCTTCTGTCACGTTCCACGGTGTTGAAAAATCAGGTTCCCCAACTCCTAATGATATGACATTATCCATCGTTGAAGCTAAATCAAAGAAACGCCGAATTCCTGAAGGCTGAATCTTTTTAACGACTTGTGATAATTTTGGTTGATGAGCTTTATTTGAGACAGTCATGGCGAGACAACGATCCGTTGATCTGTTTCATTTTCTTCAAAAATAACGCCGTCATGTTTATATTTTTTTAATTGAAAATGGGTTGTTGTTGATAATACTGAATCAAGTGTTGAAAGCTTTTCAGAAACGAACCTTGCAATTTCAGACATTGTCTCTGCTTCAATGACTACAGACAAATCATATGTACCGGACATTAAGTACAAGGCTTTTACTTCTTTAAACTTGTAAATTCTTTCTGCCACTCCGTCAAAGCCAACTCCTCTTTTCGGTGTCACTTTTACATCGATCATCGCTGTTACACTTTCGTTCGGGTTAACCTTCTCCCAATCAACAATTGCCGAATAACCTGCGATTACTTTTTTCTTTTCCAATGAATTCATCATCGTTGTAACTTCTTCTACCGATAAGGCTAGCATTTTGCTTAATTTTTCAACCGGTAAGCGGCCTTCTTTCTCTAATAAATGTAGTAATTCTTTTTCTTTCTCCGTCATAAAAACACTCCTCAAGTTTGATATTCCTCTTATCGGGAACACTTATCGTGATTCACTTTTTTTTAGTTTAACGTGTATTTTACACAAACGAGCAAGAATATTCTAGAGTCGATTTGTGCAATTTCAACGATGTAACATTTATTCCATTACAAAATTTTTCAAGGCATAAGGAGATGTGTTCCCCATGAATGAAAATAAAAACCCTCATGTTGTTGAATATCAACATGTCGCTTTATTACTAATTGATGTCATTAACGATTATAGCTTTGACGATGGTGAAAAGTTATATCGATATGCAAAACCAATGACACAAAAAATTGCCAAACTAAAAAAGCGGGCAAAAGCGCTGAATATTCCAGTTTTATACATAAATGATAACTACGGAAGATGGCAGTCTGACTTTGAGAAGTTAGTGGAACACTGCAAAAGAGAAGATAGTCGTGGAAAAGACTTAGTGGAATTAATCGAGCCTGCAGAAGATGATTACTTTGTCTTAAAACCACAGTTTTCTGCGTTTTTCCAAACGCCGTTAGAGCTTTTACTCGAATATTTAAATGTAAAGACACTCATTATTACTGGGGTAGCAGGGAATATGTGTGTCCAATTTACAGCGAATGATGCTTATATGCGTGGGTTCAATTTATATACCCCAAATGACTGTGTCGCCTCGAATAACCCAGACGACAATATTAAAGCCCTTGACTTAATGGAACATGTCTTAAAAGCAGACATCACTACTTCTGATAAGCTTGATTTAGAAAAAATAAAATATGAATGGTGTGAGTCTATATAAGACCCACACCATTATCACATGTCAGAATTTTCTATCTTTTACTATATCTATTTACTATCTTTGAAAATTCGGATATAATTCCTATAACGATAGTGTTAAAGTTTATAACTTTGCCATATCTTCCACACTTTTTTCCAAACCCCCTTAAGGACATGTTCCTCAAGGGCTTTTTTTTTATCGTTAATGATTTCTACCACATATGATTATAAAAACTACACTTTAGCCGATCGCCATTGACGATTGGAGATTAGCCAATTTCTTTTTATGCCAAGCGGAAAACGATCCCGTGACCACCTTTTGGATACTCCCATTTAATATTATCAAATGGGCATCCGATTCTACAGCTACCACATTCATGACAACCTTCAAAGCCGACAAACATTCGATCTACTTCCCACTTATACACTTCTGCTGGACAAAAAATCGTACAGTCCTTATCTGGACATTGATCTTTACATACGTCATGACTTCTAATCTCTAAGTGAGATTTCGTGTCACAATTAAAACGGACGAGGTACTGTTTTTCTTCAACAGTTGTTGCCATTATTTCATCACCCTCCATGCGCGATATAGGTCTTTCGCTACGCCAACCTTCCCTTTACCAGCAGTGAACTTTTCAATAATCTTCTTCTGTTTTTCCCGCTTTGGCGTCCCATCTACAGTAAAGAACGAGTTCATCGCTTGGTTCATTAGTGGTACATACTCTTCAAAATATTGAGGGTTTTCTTCAAATGTGTGTGTCACATCTTTATATTTCTTCAAATCTTTACCGATAAAGCTGTCATATAAGTCAGTACGATAAGAATCTAATGTTCTTTCGGTGAAATCACCTAGTTCTTTCGCTTGTAAAATTGTTTCTGCTGCCATTTTTCCTGAAGACATCGCCATATTCGAACCTTCGCGGTGGATCGCATTGACAAGTTGTGCCGCATCACCTGCTACAATAACGCCATTTCCGACAAGCTTCGGAATCGCTTTATAGCCACCTTCTGGGATTAAATGAGCTAAATATTCTTGTGTCTCACTGTCTTTAATATAAGGCTTGATCATCGGATGGTTTTTCACATACTCAAGCAA
The Bacillus shivajii DNA segment above includes these coding regions:
- a CDS encoding Lrp/AsnC family transcriptional regulator, translating into MTEKEKELLHLLEKEGRLPVEKLSKMLALSVEEVTTMMNSLEKKKVIAGYSAIVDWEKVNPNESVTAMIDVKVTPKRGVGFDGVAERIYKFKEVKALYLMSGTYDLSVVIEAETMSEIARFVSEKLSTLDSVLSTTTHFQLKKYKHDGVIFEENETDQRIVVSP
- a CDS encoding cysteine hydrolase family protein, yielding MNENKNPHVVEYQHVALLLIDVINDYSFDDGEKLYRYAKPMTQKIAKLKKRAKALNIPVLYINDNYGRWQSDFEKLVEHCKREDSRGKDLVELIEPAEDDYFVLKPQFSAFFQTPLELLLEYLNVKTLIITGVAGNMCVQFTANDAYMRGFNLYTPNDCVASNNPDDNIKALDLMEHVLKADITTSDKLDLEKIKYEWCESI
- a CDS encoding ferredoxin family protein, whose amino-acid sequence is MEGDEIMATTVEEKQYLVRFNCDTKSHLEIRSHDVCKDQCPDKDCTIFCPAEVYKWEVDRMFVGFEGCHECGSCRIGCPFDNIKWEYPKGGHGIVFRLA